The region GATGCCTTCCGGCGTGGCTTCCACGTAAGCCCGCGTGCCCTCCTCGATCTCGAACTCCTTCCGCAAACGGCGAGGGATGACCACCTGGCCTTTGATCGAGAAGTAAACCGATTCAGCTTTCGTTGCTGCGTTCATGCGAATATCCTACTCGGCGCACAAAGTAAGGCAACACTCTTTTTGTGAGAACTTGCTCACAGAGTTTCCGTAGCACCGGCCGATCCGTGTCCATCGGAGTTGATACGTGGTTGGAGTTCTTTGCGAG is a window of Verrucomicrobiota bacterium DNA encoding:
- a CDS encoding AbrB/MazE/SpoVT family DNA-binding domain-containing protein, with amino-acid sequence MNAATKAESVYFSIKGQVVIPRRLRKEFEIEEGTRAYVEATPEGILIKPVTQKFIRGLRGSLKGKGVLKAMMEDRKAEREL